One region of Microbacterium sufflavum genomic DNA includes:
- a CDS encoding response regulator transcription factor, which yields MPEESSAVDAADSAVRIFVVDDHPVFAFGMSSFLESIEGFRVVGRAGTEDEAVDGVLAAQPDVVLMDVDLGAGSGIEATRRIVRVAPGIGVLIVTMLGDDDSVFAALRAGARGYLLKSALPDEIERGLRAVASGDVLLTAEVGRRAIDLLSGARTTGPVVFPELTHREREVLDLIARGLDNQAVARRLVLSSKTVRNYLSGILAKLAVPDRSALIVRAREAGLGRDAPDAPA from the coding sequence ATGCCAGAGGAGTCCAGCGCGGTGGACGCGGCGGACAGTGCCGTGCGCATCTTCGTGGTGGACGACCACCCGGTCTTCGCCTTCGGCATGTCGAGCTTCCTGGAGTCGATCGAGGGGTTCCGGGTCGTGGGCAGGGCCGGCACCGAGGACGAGGCGGTCGACGGTGTGCTGGCCGCGCAGCCCGACGTGGTGCTCATGGACGTGGATCTCGGGGCGGGATCCGGCATCGAGGCGACGCGGCGCATCGTGCGGGTGGCCCCGGGCATCGGCGTGCTCATCGTGACGATGCTCGGCGATGACGACTCGGTGTTCGCCGCCCTCCGCGCCGGAGCCAGGGGCTACCTGCTCAAGAGCGCGCTGCCGGACGAGATCGAGCGGGGGCTGCGCGCCGTGGCGTCGGGTGACGTGCTGCTCACGGCCGAGGTGGGGCGCCGCGCGATCGACCTGCTGTCGGGCGCGCGCACGACCGGGCCCGTGGTGTTCCCCGAGCTGACGCACCGCGAGCGCGAGGTGCTCGACCTCATCGCCCGCGGCCTCGACAACCAGGCGGTGGCCCGGCGGCTCGTGCTGTCGTCGAAGACCGTGCGCAACTACCTGTCCGGCATCCTCGCGAAGCTCGCGGTGCCCGATCGCAGCGCGCTGATCGTGCGTGCGAGGGAGGCCGGGCTCGGTCGGGACGCGCCGGACGCTCCCGCGTGA
- a CDS encoding GTP pyrophosphokinase yields the protein MSVIPVDEAMISEAKELRDQLQRFLREYEFGMREVETKISILRDEFTHDHAYNPIEHVKSRLKSPDSIVEKLARKGIDEPDFERIRAEITDIAGVRVTCSFVADVYRLFDLLTAQDDVTVRTVKDYIAQPKANGYKSLHAIIEVPVFLSTGALSVPVEVQFRTIAMDFWASLEHKIYYKFSNQVPSHLVQSLTDAADAAAELDSRMERLHREAHGVPRRQLAPPPPPAPRIVGV from the coding sequence ATGAGCGTGATCCCGGTCGACGAAGCCATGATCAGCGAGGCCAAGGAGCTGCGCGATCAGCTGCAGCGCTTCCTGCGCGAGTACGAGTTCGGCATGCGGGAGGTGGAGACGAAGATCTCGATCCTGCGCGACGAGTTCACGCACGACCACGCCTACAACCCGATCGAGCACGTGAAGAGCCGCCTGAAGTCGCCGGACAGCATCGTGGAGAAGCTCGCGCGCAAGGGGATCGACGAGCCCGACTTCGAGCGCATCCGCGCCGAGATCACCGACATCGCCGGGGTGCGGGTCACGTGCAGTTTCGTCGCCGACGTGTACCGGCTGTTCGACCTGCTCACCGCGCAGGACGACGTGACCGTGCGCACCGTGAAGGACTACATCGCGCAGCCGAAGGCGAACGGCTACAAGAGCCTGCACGCGATCATCGAGGTGCCCGTGTTCCTGTCGACCGGCGCGCTCTCGGTGCCGGTGGAGGTGCAGTTCCGCACGATCGCGATGGACTTCTGGGCGAGCCTGGAGCACAAGATCTACTACAAGTTCTCCAACCAGGTGCCCTCGCACCTCGTGCAGAGCCTGACCGATGCGGCGGATGCGGCCGCCGAGCTCGACAGCCGCATGGAGCGCCTGCACCGCGAGGCGCACGGCGTCCCGCGCCGGCAGCTCGCCCCGCCGCCCCCGCCGGCTCCGCGCATCGTGGGCGTGTGA
- a CDS encoding TetR/AcrR family transcriptional regulator → MSESDHAVRVRPATREKREQILKAAIEIFGNKGSTNGTLADVAEQVGITHAGVLHHFGSKQKLLLEVLAYRDQDDVAGLAQKHIPDGPELFLHLVRTALTNEKRPGIVQAYTVLSAESVTDDHPSRPYFEDRYTTLRREVAAAFGELCAQEGVTEPDTIAAASAAILAVMDGLQLQWLLHPDAVDLADASAFAIRAIVNGVLHPGPELESYARP, encoded by the coding sequence ATGTCGGAGAGCGATCACGCCGTGCGGGTGCGCCCGGCGACGCGGGAGAAGCGCGAGCAGATCCTCAAGGCGGCCATCGAGATCTTCGGCAACAAGGGCTCGACCAACGGCACCCTCGCCGACGTCGCCGAGCAGGTCGGCATCACGCACGCCGGGGTGCTGCACCACTTCGGCTCGAAGCAGAAGCTGCTGCTCGAGGTGCTGGCCTACCGCGACCAGGACGACGTCGCCGGGCTCGCCCAGAAGCACATCCCCGACGGTCCCGAGCTGTTCCTGCACCTCGTGCGCACGGCCCTCACGAACGAGAAGCGCCCAGGCATCGTGCAGGCGTACACCGTGCTCTCGGCGGAATCGGTGACCGACGACCACCCCTCCCGCCCCTACTTCGAGGACCGCTACACGACCCTCCGCCGCGAGGTCGCCGCCGCCTTCGGCGAGCTCTGCGCGCAGGAGGGCGTGACCGAGCCCGACACGATCGCGGCGGCGTCGGCCGCGATCCTCGCCGTGATGGACGGCCTGCAGCTGCAGTGGCTGCTGCACCCGGACGCGGTCGACCTGGCCGACGCCAGCGCCTTCGCGATCCGCGCGATCGTGAACGGCGTGCTCCACCCCGGGCCGGAACTCGAGTCCTACGCCCGGCCCTGA
- a CDS encoding ATP-binding protein, producing MTGGGARRLAGVAVLASAWGLAAASILLAWRFELPAAPVAGTFLSPAPPAAQARFDDIGLTVAAVYAPLAAVLLVRRPQPVAVLLAVHAVGSGLAAFGVQYGLLAVESGGLPGGALLAYAGGWAFVPGTFLTAVVPLLLLPGRRAALDRGLLCLVVTAAGVATVASLTQQGAGPLDNPLAPDWPWYQAMLPGAYGAAAAVTLCASTAVAVIVLKRALRSPRSQRYALIWLLVGHVFLTASYVVTVLPASLQLAAPLWVFGTIAPIVGQIFYPSAVLVMGLQHRLRGVDVTVSTVLTTSILAVLAATGYLLIVTAMETVGPPTPLAVFATAALVAIGLLPMRRLIRRRVDRLVYGDAGAPERLVDTLGAEVGEIATGADGLRALATALRATLRLGSVRLRVAADDAGGDGEHLGTTDVVVGDPRGTTTAFAVDGDPGVVLEVTGEVDGVPVGRRTTEAIADLGPVIGVVVRLAEASTALAEARRTAAEAQHAERRALRRELHDGLGPALSGAGFSLAAATNLLARGDRAAAEETAARVAELLEAQTATLARLARGGTTPVHDLDGELRRLVSALGAAGAAVRLVPGADPDLDPARAGILLRIAAEALLNAVRHAGAREVVVTLGGPGERLLCVQDDGRGLPDRRGAGVGLASMREWADEAGFRVGWDRPPGGGTRVSVHAAAVSPG from the coding sequence ATGACAGGCGGCGGTGCTCGGCGCCTCGCGGGGGTCGCGGTGCTCGCGAGCGCCTGGGGTCTGGCGGCCGCGTCGATCCTGCTGGCGTGGCGGTTCGAGCTCCCGGCGGCCCCCGTCGCCGGCACCTTCCTCTCTCCGGCCCCGCCGGCCGCGCAGGCCCGGTTCGACGACATCGGCCTCACGGTCGCGGCGGTGTACGCGCCCCTGGCCGCGGTGCTCCTGGTGCGTCGTCCGCAGCCGGTCGCCGTGCTGCTCGCGGTGCACGCCGTGGGCTCGGGGCTCGCCGCGTTCGGCGTGCAGTACGGCCTCTTGGCGGTGGAGAGCGGCGGGCTGCCCGGGGGCGCACTGCTCGCCTACGCGGGCGGCTGGGCGTTCGTCCCCGGCACCTTCCTGACCGCGGTCGTGCCGCTGCTGCTGCTCCCCGGCCGGCGCGCCGCCCTCGACCGTGGGCTGCTGTGTCTCGTGGTGACGGCGGCCGGCGTGGCCACCGTCGCGTCCCTCACCCAGCAGGGCGCCGGACCGCTCGACAACCCGCTCGCCCCGGACTGGCCGTGGTACCAGGCGATGCTGCCCGGCGCCTACGGGGCCGCGGCCGCCGTGACGCTGTGCGCCTCGACCGCGGTCGCCGTGATCGTGCTGAAGCGGGCACTCCGGTCACCGCGGTCGCAGCGGTACGCCCTGATCTGGCTGCTGGTCGGGCATGTGTTCCTGACTGCCTCCTACGTGGTCACGGTGCTGCCCGCCTCGCTCCAGCTCGCAGCCCCGCTGTGGGTGTTCGGCACCATCGCGCCCATCGTCGGGCAGATCTTCTATCCATCGGCGGTGCTCGTGATGGGTCTGCAGCATCGGCTGCGCGGCGTCGACGTGACAGTGAGCACGGTGCTCACGACCAGCATCCTGGCGGTGCTCGCCGCGACGGGCTACCTGCTGATCGTGACAGCGATGGAGACGGTCGGCCCTCCGACGCCACTGGCCGTGTTCGCCACCGCGGCGCTGGTCGCGATCGGGCTGCTGCCGATGCGGCGCCTCATCCGCCGGCGGGTCGACCGCCTCGTGTACGGCGACGCCGGGGCGCCCGAGCGGCTCGTGGACACGCTGGGGGCGGAGGTGGGCGAGATCGCCACCGGCGCGGACGGCCTGCGCGCCCTGGCGACGGCGCTGCGGGCCACGCTGCGCCTCGGTTCGGTGCGCCTCCGGGTCGCGGCGGACGACGCGGGCGGTGACGGCGAGCACCTCGGCACCACGGACGTCGTGGTGGGGGATCCCCGCGGCACGACCACGGCCTTCGCGGTGGACGGCGACCCCGGTGTCGTGCTGGAGGTGACCGGGGAGGTCGACGGGGTGCCCGTCGGGCGCAGGACCACCGAGGCGATCGCGGATCTGGGCCCGGTGATCGGCGTGGTCGTGCGGCTCGCGGAGGCATCGACCGCCCTCGCCGAGGCACGGCGGACGGCGGCGGAGGCGCAGCACGCGGAACGACGGGCGCTGCGCCGGGAGCTGCACGACGGGCTCGGGCCCGCGCTGTCCGGAGCGGGGTTCTCGCTCGCCGCGGCCACCAACCTGCTCGCACGGGGTGACCGGGCGGCGGCGGAGGAGACGGCCGCCCGCGTCGCCGAGCTGCTGGAGGCGCAGACGGCGACCCTCGCCCGGCTCGCCCGCGGCGGCACGACCCCGGTGCACGACCTCGACGGCGAGCTGCGGCGCCTGGTGTCCGCACTGGGCGCGGCGGGGGCGGCCGTGCGTCTCGTTCCGGGTGCCGACCCCGATCTCGACCCCGCCCGTGCGGGCATCCTGCTGCGCATCGCCGCGGAGGCACTGCTCAACGCCGTGCGGCACGCCGGCGCGCGCGAGGTGGTGGTCACGCTCGGCGGCCCCGGCGAGCGGCTGCTGTGCGTGCAGGACGACGGCCGCGGGCTCCCCGATCGTCGAGGGGCCGGCGTGGGGCTCGCGTCGATGCGGGAGTGGGCGGACGAGGCGGGGTTCCGCGTGGGCTGGGACCGACCGCCGGGCGGCGGCACCCGGGTGAGCGTGCACGCCGCCGCGGTCAGCCCCGGCTGA
- a CDS encoding amidohydrolase: MAIDLEALYIDLHQHPELSFQETRTAGIAAQHLRDLGLDVEEGVGVTGVVGVLRNGDGPVVWVRADMDALPVEEQTGRAYASTAKGVDPSGTTVPVMHACGHDMHVTAMIGAVEKLVAEREDWSGTLVVLIQPAEEYGAGARAMLDDGLLARYPKPDVVLGQHVTPLPAGVIGVRSGTQMAASDGLTVTLHGRGGHGSRPHATIDPVVMAAATVMRLQTIVSREIDPQGVAVVTVGSIHAGLKNNIIPAEAKLELSLRYPNDQVREKVLASVERIVRAEATASGAEREPEIRTDHTLPATINDEEATERVTTALQRALGETAVIDPGMFTGSEDVSWFARDAGVPLVFWFWGGVDPARFAEALAAGRLEQDIPTNHSPFFAPEIHPTIEVGVTAMSAAAREFLGA; encoded by the coding sequence ATGGCCATCGATCTCGAAGCGCTCTACATCGACCTCCACCAGCACCCCGAGCTCTCGTTCCAGGAGACGCGCACCGCGGGCATCGCCGCCCAGCACCTGCGTGACCTCGGGCTCGACGTGGAGGAGGGCGTCGGCGTGACCGGCGTCGTCGGCGTGCTGCGCAACGGCGACGGCCCCGTGGTGTGGGTGCGCGCCGACATGGACGCCCTGCCCGTGGAGGAGCAGACCGGCCGCGCGTACGCGAGCACCGCCAAGGGCGTCGACCCGTCCGGCACCACCGTGCCCGTCATGCACGCGTGCGGCCACGACATGCACGTGACCGCGATGATCGGCGCGGTCGAGAAGCTGGTGGCGGAGCGCGAGGACTGGTCGGGCACGCTCGTGGTGCTCATCCAGCCCGCGGAGGAATACGGTGCCGGCGCCAGGGCCATGCTCGACGACGGCCTGCTCGCCCGGTACCCGAAGCCCGACGTGGTGCTCGGCCAGCACGTGACCCCGCTCCCCGCGGGCGTGATCGGGGTGCGCAGCGGCACGCAGATGGCCGCGTCGGACGGCCTCACCGTCACCCTCCACGGCCGCGGCGGCCACGGCTCCCGGCCGCACGCCACGATCGACCCCGTCGTGATGGCGGCCGCCACGGTGATGCGCTTGCAGACCATCGTGTCGCGCGAGATCGACCCGCAGGGGGTGGCCGTGGTCACGGTCGGATCGATCCACGCCGGCCTCAAGAACAACATCATCCCGGCCGAGGCGAAGCTCGAGCTCAGCCTCCGCTACCCGAACGACCAGGTGCGCGAGAAGGTGCTCGCGAGCGTGGAGCGCATCGTGCGCGCCGAAGCCACCGCATCCGGCGCCGAGCGGGAGCCCGAGATCCGCACCGACCACACCCTGCCCGCCACGATCAACGACGAGGAGGCGACCGAGCGCGTCACGACGGCACTCCAGCGTGCGCTCGGCGAGACCGCCGTGATCGACCCCGGCATGTTCACCGGCAGCGAGGACGTCTCCTGGTTCGCGCGGGACGCGGGCGTGCCGCTCGTGTTCTGGTTCTGGGGTGGCGTGGATCCCGCACGGTTCGCCGAGGCCCTCGCCGCCGGCCGCCTGGAGCAGGACATCCCCACCAACCACTCGCCGTTCTTCGCCCCCGAGATCCACCCCACGATCGAGGTCGGCGTCACGGCCATGTCGGCCGCCGCGCGCGAGTTCCTGGGCGCGTAG
- a CDS encoding aminotransferase-like domain-containing protein, whose product MGQDSTERIVRGLRAWVASAAPGARLPSSRALVAEYGASPVTVQRAVQQLARSGLIDTRPGVGTFVRAARAPRALDHSWQTAALGTAPMRSSGLSATQRTAAPDVIGLHSGYPSPELLPERLVRQALVRASRTPAAVTRSPAAGLPELQAWFAAELAATVPSGIAAPSPRDALVVAGSQSGLSSIFRAVVGTGRPLLIESPTYWGALLAAEQAGVALVPISSGPAGPDPDEVERAFARTGARAFYAQPTFANPSGARWSAATGEAVLEIVRRHGAFLIEDDWAHDLGIDAGARPLAAADDDGHVVYVRSLTKSVSPALRVAAVIARGPARERILVDRAAEGMYVSGLLQAAALDVVTQPAWRTHLRGFREQLRTRRDLLVSSLAAHAPAVTVENVPAGGLNLWARLPEGTDVGRVVRECELRGLLIAPGGEWFPAEPAGAYVRLTYANADPSRYAEAAGILGAVVDGS is encoded by the coding sequence ATGGGTCAGGATAGCACCGAGCGCATCGTCCGTGGACTGCGGGCCTGGGTGGCGTCGGCCGCACCCGGTGCCCGACTCCCGTCCAGTCGCGCGCTCGTCGCCGAGTACGGGGCGAGCCCGGTCACGGTGCAGCGCGCCGTGCAGCAGCTCGCGCGCAGCGGTCTGATCGACACGCGGCCGGGGGTCGGCACGTTCGTCCGGGCCGCGCGGGCCCCCAGAGCGCTGGACCACAGCTGGCAGACCGCCGCGCTCGGCACCGCCCCCATGCGCTCCTCTGGCCTCTCCGCGACGCAGCGCACCGCCGCCCCGGACGTCATCGGCCTGCACTCGGGCTATCCCTCGCCCGAGCTGTTGCCGGAGCGCCTGGTCCGGCAGGCGCTCGTCCGGGCGTCGCGCACCCCCGCCGCGGTGACGCGCTCCCCGGCCGCCGGTCTCCCCGAGCTCCAGGCATGGTTCGCCGCGGAGCTGGCGGCGACCGTCCCCTCCGGCATCGCCGCACCCTCACCCAGGGACGCGCTGGTCGTGGCCGGCAGCCAGAGCGGTCTCAGCTCGATCTTCCGGGCCGTCGTGGGAACCGGGCGGCCGCTGCTCATCGAGTCGCCCACGTATTGGGGTGCGCTGCTCGCGGCGGAGCAAGCGGGGGTCGCACTGGTGCCGATCTCTTCCGGACCCGCCGGCCCCGACCCGGACGAGGTGGAGCGGGCGTTCGCGCGGACGGGAGCGCGGGCGTTCTACGCCCAGCCGACGTTCGCGAATCCGAGCGGCGCGCGCTGGTCGGCCGCGACGGGTGAGGCGGTGCTCGAGATCGTGCGGCGGCACGGGGCGTTCCTCATCGAGGACGACTGGGCGCACGACCTCGGCATCGACGCCGGCGCGCGTCCCCTCGCCGCGGCGGACGACGACGGTCACGTGGTGTACGTGCGCTCGCTCACCAAGAGCGTCTCGCCCGCGCTGCGCGTGGCGGCGGTGATCGCCCGCGGCCCGGCGCGCGAGCGGATCCTCGTGGACCGGGCTGCCGAGGGCATGTACGTGAGCGGGCTGCTGCAGGCCGCGGCGCTCGACGTGGTGACGCAGCCGGCCTGGCGCACGCACCTGCGCGGATTCCGCGAACAGCTGCGCACGCGCCGTGACCTGCTGGTGTCGAGCCTCGCAGCGCACGCGCCCGCGGTGACGGTGGAGAACGTGCCGGCGGGCGGCCTGAACCTGTGGGCGCGGCTGCCGGAGGGGACGGACGTCGGCCGGGTCGTGCGGGAGTGCGAGCTCCGCGGCCTGCTCATCGCCCCGGGCGGAGAGTGGTTCCCGGCGGAGCCCGCTGGCGCGTACGTGCGACTCACCTACGCGAACGCCGATCCCTCCCGGTACGCCGAGGCCGCGGGCATCCTCGGCGCCGTCGTCGACGGGTCCTGA
- a CDS encoding VanZ family protein, producing MGEQVVLGVIAIAIGMAVGIVLFVPFVAISYRRRGRLSFGRTMLWLAALIYFWAIWTYTLLPLPDPDAIRCVGAIIDPMSVVHDLQRAFASPQPLRHPAFLQLAFNVLLFLPLGTFVRVLAGRGVVVALLAGLGLSLLVETTQLTGVWGLYPCAYRFFDVGDLMTNTIGAVVGCTLALVVPRALRGSRAAADADQPRAVTRGRRALAMLCDGLAYFFVSAVVAVTVQLWLAYVVDDRAAVLDGAASELVSTVAASGLWLVLILVTGRSVGDVAVQLRYTGSRLPMMLARLLRWAGGIGGIGALALLGFPFDLISSVLYPVAVVLLFTTRRGRGLPGLLSGQDVEDARERQASAPAASA from the coding sequence ATGGGGGAGCAGGTCGTTCTGGGTGTCATCGCGATCGCGATCGGAATGGCCGTCGGCATCGTGCTGTTCGTGCCGTTCGTCGCGATCAGCTACCGCCGCCGCGGGAGGCTCAGCTTCGGACGGACGATGCTGTGGCTCGCCGCCCTGATCTACTTCTGGGCGATCTGGACGTACACGCTGCTGCCTCTGCCCGACCCCGACGCGATCCGCTGCGTCGGCGCGATCATCGACCCGATGTCGGTCGTGCACGATCTGCAGCGCGCGTTCGCGTCTCCCCAGCCGTTGCGTCACCCGGCGTTCCTGCAGCTCGCCTTCAACGTGCTGCTGTTCCTCCCGCTCGGGACGTTCGTGCGGGTGCTGGCCGGCCGCGGGGTCGTGGTCGCCCTGCTCGCCGGTCTCGGGCTCTCGCTGCTGGTCGAGACCACGCAGCTGACCGGCGTGTGGGGACTGTACCCGTGCGCGTACCGGTTCTTCGACGTCGGCGACCTGATGACCAACACGATCGGCGCGGTCGTGGGCTGCACGCTCGCACTCGTCGTGCCGCGCGCCCTGCGCGGCTCGCGCGCCGCCGCGGATGCGGATCAGCCGCGCGCGGTCACGCGCGGACGCCGGGCCCTGGCGATGCTGTGCGACGGTCTGGCGTACTTCTTCGTGAGCGCTGTCGTCGCCGTGACCGTGCAGCTCTGGCTCGCGTACGTCGTGGACGACCGGGCGGCGGTGCTCGACGGCGCTGCGTCGGAGCTGGTGAGCACGGTGGCCGCCTCGGGCCTGTGGCTCGTTCTGATCCTCGTCACCGGTCGCTCGGTCGGCGATGTCGCGGTGCAGCTGCGCTACACCGGCTCGCGCCTGCCGATGATGCTCGCGCGCCTGCTGCGGTGGGCGGGCGGCATCGGCGGCATCGGCGCGCTCGCCCTGCTCGGCTTCCCGTTCGACCTGATCTCTTCGGTGCTCTACCCGGTCGCGGTCGTGCTGCTGTTCACCACGCGTCGCGGCCGCGGGCTCCCCGGGCTCCTCTCCGGGCAGGACGTGGAGGACGCGCGGGAGCGGCAGGCGTCGGCGCCCGCCGCGTCGGCCTGA
- a CDS encoding DMT family transporter: protein MKEQSSATALRSTALSRYAGPGWGLLGVIAFSFTLPFTRVAVAGLSPLFIGSARAVVAAALAAGVLTLARSRTPTARQWARLAVVAGGVVVGFPILTSFALTTTPGSHAAVVIGLLPAATAVAVVVRTGERPARSFWVFAAAGAACAVVFAVAQGGGLGTLHIADLLLFGAVLAAAVGYAEGGLLARELGSWQTISWALVLAAPPMAALAVVAAVAQPPAATPVQWLAFAYLAAVSMFLGFFAWYRGLAIGPMAQVSQIQLVQPVMGIAWAGLLLHEQIGWPTVAGGLAVIACAALAVRTRQSGVARRGAHPRLRA from the coding sequence ATGAAAGAACAGAGTAGCGCTACTGCCCTTCGTTCGACAGCGCTATCCAGATATGCGGGACCGGGCTGGGGGCTCCTGGGCGTGATCGCCTTCTCCTTCACGCTGCCCTTCACCCGCGTCGCGGTCGCCGGACTCTCCCCCCTGTTCATCGGGTCGGCGCGCGCCGTGGTCGCGGCCGCCCTCGCCGCGGGCGTGCTCACTCTCGCGCGGTCCCGCACACCCACGGCCCGACAGTGGGCACGCCTCGCGGTCGTCGCGGGCGGCGTGGTCGTCGGCTTCCCGATCCTCACCTCCTTCGCCCTCACCACGACGCCCGGAAGTCACGCCGCGGTCGTGATAGGCCTGCTCCCCGCCGCCACCGCCGTCGCCGTCGTGGTGCGCACGGGAGAGAGGCCGGCGCGGTCGTTCTGGGTCTTCGCGGCCGCCGGCGCCGCGTGTGCCGTCGTGTTCGCCGTGGCACAGGGCGGGGGACTCGGCACTCTCCACATCGCGGACCTGCTGCTCTTCGGGGCCGTGCTCGCCGCGGCCGTCGGCTACGCGGAGGGCGGCCTGCTCGCGCGCGAGCTCGGGTCGTGGCAGACGATCTCCTGGGCGCTCGTGCTCGCCGCTCCCCCGATGGCCGCGCTCGCTGTCGTCGCCGCGGTCGCGCAGCCGCCCGCCGCGACACCCGTGCAGTGGCTCGCGTTCGCCTATCTCGCCGCGGTCAGCATGTTCCTCGGCTTCTTCGCCTGGTATCGAGGACTCGCGATCGGGCCGATGGCGCAGGTGAGCCAGATCCAGCTCGTGCAGCCGGTGATGGGTATCGCGTGGGCGGGGTTGCTGCTGCACGAGCAGATCGGCTGGCCCACGGTCGCGGGAGGACTGGCCGTGATCGCCTGCGCGGCCCTCGCCGTACGCACCCGGCAGTCCGGGGTCGCGCGGCGCGGAGCCCACCCTAGGCTGAGGGCATGA
- a CDS encoding APC family permease has translation MALPIFASDALSSVAYAPQELVMILLIGGLTFLSFTPLVAIAVVVLLLVVVLSYRQLIKAYPSGGGDYEVASKNLGEIPGVIVAAALLVDYVLTVAVSVASGVDNIISAVPGLDPFRVELAVGFVILIIIVNLRGVREASLVFAIPTYVFIGSVGIMIVTGLIRTVFGDAPVASSADFSVQAESLSQAAVILLILRAFSSGCSALTGVEAVSNGVPAFRAPKVRNAQSTLVLMGTIAICLFSGLTALALITGVHYAENPCDLIGFDCTTPQPSLMAQIAAATFGGGSIPFFIVQAATACVLLLAANTAFNGFPLLGAVLARDGYAPKSLNTRGDRLVFSNGMILLGIAAIAVLVVFQARLTTLIQLYIIGVFVSFSLGQIGMVRHWRRVLREPAAGPRDGAAATDRRSAKVGLLINSAGATLTVLVLVIVTITKFTHGAYLVFFAIPVLAFLMIGVKRYYRDVEHEIAIDDTTRFGASGDVAIVLVNHLQKPVMKAIDYAIAAKHDKTLAVHVAVSADDAAALQREWAERLVPVPLVIVESPYRSFAQPVTQFIRQYREKHGSSVVTVYLPQYIVGHWWESFLHNRRARRLANQLMLVHGVSITLVPWLLDSSELIYGRRSRPLPGQERAGRPVVVSGRRAHRPAGPPSTD, from the coding sequence ATGGCGCTGCCGATCTTCGCCTCCGACGCACTGAGCTCGGTGGCCTACGCGCCGCAGGAGCTCGTGATGATCCTGCTGATCGGCGGGCTCACGTTCCTGTCGTTCACGCCGCTCGTCGCGATCGCCGTCGTGGTGCTGCTGCTCGTGGTGGTGCTCAGCTACCGTCAGCTCATCAAGGCCTACCCCTCGGGCGGCGGCGACTACGAGGTCGCGTCGAAGAACCTCGGCGAGATCCCCGGCGTGATCGTCGCGGCGGCACTCCTGGTCGACTACGTGCTGACCGTCGCGGTGTCGGTCGCCTCGGGCGTGGACAACATCATCTCGGCCGTGCCGGGGCTCGACCCCTTCCGCGTCGAGCTCGCGGTGGGCTTCGTGATCCTCATCATCATCGTGAACCTGCGCGGCGTGCGCGAGGCGTCGCTGGTGTTCGCGATCCCGACGTACGTGTTCATCGGCTCGGTCGGCATCATGATCGTCACGGGCCTGATCCGCACGGTCTTCGGCGACGCCCCCGTCGCGTCCAGCGCGGACTTCAGCGTGCAGGCGGAGAGCCTGAGCCAGGCGGCCGTCATCCTCCTCATCCTGCGCGCGTTCTCGAGCGGATGCTCCGCGCTCACCGGCGTCGAGGCCGTGTCGAACGGCGTGCCCGCGTTCCGGGCGCCCAAGGTGCGCAACGCCCAGTCCACGCTCGTGCTCATGGGCACCATCGCGATCTGCCTGTTCTCCGGCCTCACCGCCCTCGCGCTCATCACGGGCGTGCACTACGCCGAGAACCCGTGCGACCTGATCGGCTTCGACTGCACCACGCCGCAGCCGAGCCTGATGGCGCAGATCGCGGCCGCGACGTTCGGCGGCGGCAGCATCCCCTTCTTCATCGTGCAGGCGGCGACCGCGTGCGTGCTGCTGCTCGCGGCGAACACGGCCTTCAACGGCTTCCCGCTGCTGGGCGCGGTGCTCGCGCGCGACGGCTACGCCCCCAAGTCGCTCAACACCCGCGGCGACCGCCTGGTGTTCTCGAACGGCATGATCCTGCTCGGCATCGCGGCGATCGCGGTGCTGGTGGTGTTCCAGGCCCGGCTGACGACACTGATCCAGCTGTACATCATCGGCGTGTTCGTGTCGTTCTCGCTCGGGCAGATCGGCATGGTGCGCCACTGGCGACGCGTGCTGCGAGAACCGGCCGCGGGACCGCGAGACGGCGCAGCGGCGACCGACCGCCGCTCGGCGAAGGTGGGCCTGCTGATCAACTCGGCCGGGGCGACCCTCACGGTGCTGGTGCTGGTCATCGTGACCATCACCAAGTTCACGCACGGCGCCTACCTGGTGTTCTTCGCGATCCCGGTGCTCGCGTTCCTCATGATCGGCGTGAAGCGGTACTACCGCGACGTGGAGCACGAGATCGCGATCGACGACACCACCCGCTTCGGGGCGTCGGGCGACGTCGCGATCGTGCTCGTGAACCACCTGCAGAAGCCTGTCATGAAGGCCATCGACTACGCGATCGCCGCGAAGCACGACAAGACCCTCGCGGTGCACGTGGCGGTGTCGGCCGACGACGCGGCGGCGCTGCAGCGCGAGTGGGCGGAGCGCCTCGTGCCGGTGCCCCTCGTGATCGTCGAGTCGCCGTACCGTTCGTTCGCGCAGCCGGTGACGCAGTTCATCCGCCAGTACCGCGAGAAGCACGGCTCTTCGGTCGTGACCGTCTATCTTCCGCAGTACATCGTGGGCCACTGGTGGGAGTCGTTCCTGCACAATCGGCGGGCCCGACGCCTGGCCAACCAGCTCATGCTGGTGCACGGCGTCTCGATCACCCTGGTGCCGTGGCTGCTCGACTCGTCCGAGCTCATCTACGGTCGCCGCTCCCGCCCGCTTCCCGGCCAGGAGCGCGCCGGCCGCCCGGTCGTGGTGTCGGGCCGCCGCGCCCACCGCCCCGCCGGTCCCCCCTCGACGGACTGA